GGGCCGAAAATCGAGGCCTCGATCGATTTCCTGAAATCCGGCGGGAAATCGGTGGTCATCACATCACCCGATCTTATTGAGAAAGCGCTTTCTGGAAAAGCTGGCACAAGGATTTACGCTGGTCGGTGATGGTCTATGGCTAGCACGATTGAAGAGCAGATCAAGGCGATTGAGGAAGAGATCGCCTCAACTGATTATAATAAGGCAACGCAGCAACACATTGGGCGATTAAAAGCCAAGCTTGCAAGGCTTAAAGCTGAACTGGAAAAGCGCAGATCGAAGGTAACTGGGGGGCAAGGATATGGTGTGCGGAAATCCGGAAATGCGACGGTAGCGCTCATTGGATTTCCGAGCGTGGGAAAGTCGACTCTCCTCAACAAATTGACAAACGCAAGGAGCGAGATCGGAGATTATCATTTCACAACGCTCGATGTTGTTCCAGGGATGCTGTATCACAGAGGCGCAAAGATCCAAATTCTCGATCTTCCTGGCCTGATTAAAGATGCATCAAAAGGAAAGGGCAGAGGTAGAGAAGTCCTCTCAGTTGTGCGATCTGCAGACCTCATCCTTTTGTTACTGGATATTTATGAAACGCAAGTGGAGATACTGATCAGGGAATTAGAGAATGCTGGTATTAGACTCAATCAAAAGCCACCTGATGTTGTCGTCACGAAACTCGATAAGGGTGGAATTTCCGTAAAGTCGACAGTGAAACTGAAGAGCATTGACGAAGGAACAGCGAGAGCGATTGTATCGGAATATGGGTATGTTAATGCTGAGGTGATTATCAGAGAGGACATAACAGCGGATCAGCTCATTGACGTCCTTGCGGGTAATAGAGTATATGTGAAGGCGATCGCCGCCGTAAACAAGATCGATCTCGCGATGAAAGACGAACTCGAGAACATCAGAAGAAGACTTTCCTCACTTTCGCCAGTGTTCATTTCTGCGGAAAAGGGCCTGGGACTCGAGGAACTGAAGGACAAAATATTTGAAAGCCTCGATCTTATCCGAATTTACCTCAAACCACAGGGAGGAGAGCCAGATCTGGATGAGCCACTCGTGATAAGACGGGGGAGCACAGTTGGCGATGTTTGTGATCACATTCACCGGACATTTCGAAAGAATTTCAGGTATGCAAATGTCTGGGGTAAGAGTGCTAAATTCCCAGGACAGATGGTCGGTCTCGATCATAAGCTTGAGGACGAAGATATTCTTTCGATTGTTATCGTGAGAACGAAAGAACGAGATTCCAAATAAATGAAAATCTTTCAATTTTAGTAGACAGGTGCGTGATCAAGAATGGGAAAGCGAAGAGAAATGCGAATTGGACTTTCAACGGTCGCCGTTCATGCAGGCGAGCGAATGAACGAAACTCACGGTGCGGTAACTACTCCTATTTTCCAGACATCCACCTTCTATTTTCCTACGGACGATGAGAGAACATGGGAAGGGCAAGTGCCGGATGGGTCATACATTTACACAAGATATGGGAATCCGACAATCAGAGCAGCGGAGGACAAGATCGCAGCACTCGAAGGTGCTGAAAAAGGTCTAGCCTTTTCGTCTGGAATGGCTGCCATTACAACGACATTACTGACTTTTCTCAAGAAGGGTGATCATGTCGTTTCAATTAGAGACATTTATGGCGGAACTTTTTCTTTCATGAAGAATGAATTGCCGAGAATGGGCATTTCTGTTCGATTCGTCGATTCTTCAAATACTACGGAGATTCTTGAGGCGATCAATGAATCGCCGAAGATCGTTTACATTGAGTCGCCAACAAACCCGATGCTTAAGATTGTGGACATTCCGAAGATTGCCGACGCAGCTCATAAAACCGGAGCGATAGTGATCGCGGACAACACATTCGCCACACCAGTCAATCAAAATCCGATTGGTATGGGTGTTGATATCGTGATCCACAGTTGCACGAAGTACCTCAATGGCCATTCAGACCTTATCGCGGGGGCTGTCGTTGGAAGGGAATCTTTCATCAATGAGATTGCAAAAAAGCGAATCGTCATGGGTGGTGTTCTTGATCCGATCGGTGCATTTCTCCTTTTGAGAGGATTGAAAACGCTAGTTGTAAGAATGAAGAAACATAATGAAAATGGTAATGCAATCGCGCAATATCTTGAAGCGCATAGAAAAGTTGAAAGAGTGTATTATCCTGGTTTAGAGTCACACCCGCAACATGTACTTGCGAAAAGCCTTATGCGTGGATTCAGTGGGATGGTTAGTTTCGAAGTTTCTGGTGGGCGGAAAGAGGCAGAAACCGTGTTGAAATCCCTTCGCTTAATAAAGAGGGCGACGAGCCTTGGTGGTGTGGAGTCACTTGCAAGCATGCCAGCGAATACCTCCCATGCCGCATTGTCAAAATCGGAGAGAGAGCAACTCGGTATCAAGGACTCGCTCATTCGCCTATCAATTGGTATCGAAGACCCTGAGGACCTAATCGTTGACCTAGATCAAGCGCTTCAGAAGGTATGATAGAACGAATGACAACGATGAGAAAGCATTATTTAATGCCTTTTCAATGTGGACCAGATGATTCAGCGTCCTAGAGGTACAAGGGATTTCACACCCGATGAAATGGAAAAGAGGCGCTACATCGAGAGCCTCATGAGGAAAGAAGCCGAGATTTTCGGTTTCAGGGAGATTGCGACCCCTATTTTTGAGCACGCTGAATTGTTCACAATAAAGTCAGGTCCTGGTATCCTTGAAGAGATGTACGCTTTTAAGGACAAGGGAGGGCGTGAACTTACGCTCCGCCCCGAACTCACCGCGCCTGTCATGAGATTCTTCGTCAACGAGCTCACAGATATGCCCAGGCCTTTAAAACTGTATTACATGGGACCCTGTTTCAGATACGAAAGACCTCAGAGCGGAAGATTTCGAGAGTTCTACCAATTCGGCGCTGAGCTGATCGGCGCGAAGAATCCTGAATCAGATGCTGAAATCATCTCACTCGCCTCGTCCATCATGAAAAAAATTGGTCTCAGGGACTACAAAGTCCGGATCGGCCACATCGGCATTTTGAGGGACATTCTGAGGAAAGAAGGAATCGAAGGTGAGAATGCATCTCTCATCCTTCAGAAACTTGACAAGAAAATGTACGACGAAGCACGTGTATTGATGGAAGAGAAAGGTATGAGTCAAGCATCGATAGAGGAGATCATCGGGATCACCAAGATTTCGGGACAGCGGTCTGTGCTTCAGGAATTGCAGAGCTTTGAGGGGGAAGCGAGGGAATATCTGCATGATGTAATCGAAATCCTTGAAATTTTGGGAATTGAGAATTTGCTCGTGGATCTTGGGGTGGTAAGAGGACTGGATTACTATACTGGTGTGGTTTTTGAGATTGAGGTGCCAAGCCTCGGAGCTGAGAAGCAGGTTTGTGGAGGGGGTTCTTATTCGCTTGCCGAATTATTCGGCGGCGAAAAAGTCTTCTCAACGGGATTCGCGATCGGATTCGATCGCACGCTTATTGCCCTTGAAAAGCAAAAAATCGAGGTTCCGAAGAAAAGAGTTGATGTTTACGTCATCCCGCTGACCGATGGGCTACGCAGGAAAGCGTTTGAAATCATCGCTAGGTTGCGGAGCAAGGAAATCTCTGCAGATATCGACCTAATGAGGAGAAGTCTTCAGAAGAATTTGAAATACGCTGCATCAATTGGGGTGCGCTATGCGATCATTCTCGGTGTGAGAGAGGTGGAAAAGAACATCGTTTTATTGAGAAATATGGACACTGGCGAACAGGTTCCAATAGCAATCACAGAACTCCCAGAATGGCTCGCAGGTGCAAGGGGAAATAGCGCCTGAGGCTGCTGGTGGGGATACAAAAATCGCTTAGGAGGAAAGTTGAGCCGCCCCTCAGACGCCTGTTTTCCGAACACGAGCGCCTCTATATTAATCTATACCCTCATTGATGAGGTGATTTTGTCATTTTATTAATAAAAAAGCGATTCAGATTCATAAAGAGCACTTTTTCAAATCAAAAATACGTCGTAATCGTCACTTCGTACGCTAATTCAGTTTTTGGCATGATTATCAAGTTCTGAATTAACGAGCGCATCAGCCCGACGAATCATCGGATTCTGGCGGTTAACATGGCGAAGTGAATACCTCTTGAAATTCCTTAATTTTGAAAAAACCTCTTTAGCCAGGGGATACAAATTTGAAGCTCTAATTGCGTACTTTTGGTTTATCTGATTAACAACGAGCTGGCTATCCATGAAGATGTCCACTTCATCTGCTCCCAGTCTGCTCGCTTCCTCTAGAGCGGCAATCAAGCCATGATACTCCACCTCGTTATTCGTCGCGGTGTGAATGAATCGCGAGAACTCTTTGACAATCGTTCCTTTTTCATCCGCGATGATCACCGCATAAGCCGCAGGTCCCGGGTTACGCCTTGAGCCTCCATCAGTATAAATAAATAGGTGAATCGTCTCCCTCCGCAAATTCAGCAAAGGCGATTTTACGCCTTGAACAATTTTCCTTCATGAAACGAATGGAAAACGCTTTTCAGCCATATAAGTCTTCAGAGATTTCAAGAAATCAAAAGGGCTAAAGGTATTTCACGAATCGGTTCCTATCATCGACGAGCACGATTCTCGCTTTCGATGGAGATTGGGAAAGTTCGAAAGCCATAATGATGATTTTATCTCCTTTTTTTACAAGACGTGCCGCGGCTCCGTTCACCGCAACGATCCCAGAATCAGCTTCTTCTTCGACCACGTAAGTCTCGAACCTCGCACCGTTGTTGAGATCCGAGACTAGAACTTTCTCCCCTATCCAGATGTCAGCTTTTTCAAGGAGAGCTTTATCGATCCCAATGCTTCCGATGTAATCCGGTTTGACATGTGTCACTGTTGCTCTGTGTATTTTTGCATGCAGGAGTTCTCGCACGGGGGATGATTAAGAAACGAGGTTCAATAATCTTTCCCTAAACCCATAAGAATTCCATTGATCACAAAATCAATAATTATGGGTTCGAAACGGTGCTACGATCATGACCAAAACCTTTGATGGATTGATGACATCGACATCGGCGAATTAAACTCCGTAAGAAGTCTTGTATTAATCATTATTTATTCCAATTTCGAGGCGTGATCGTTTGGCTTCAAGATCTCAATTGATATGGCTCTCTGCTCGCACGAGACGACGATCGAAACAAAGGATAACAACGACAGAACTGTTCGTGTGAACATCAGATCTTCATGTAATCACGTTGACGATTGCGTAAAACTGCTCACCGAGGTCACAATGAGCGATCTCTGCGAGACAAGAGGATCGAGGATACTTGACTCGCCATCGAAGCTCGTTTGACTCCTACGTGCCTCATATCTACTGGTGTATTCAATGCCTGTTGGCTGGAACTGGGAATGATCTCAAAGGATCTTGTGAGGACAAGACCGTCTATCTGTATTCATTTCATTGAGTAGTAGGCCGGTAATTAATCTTTGTCGGCTGAGCTTATTATTAAATCCAGGAGAAAGAACATTATGACTGCAAAGATGCTTGAAAGTTATGTTCTTACTAATGTTGTCCTTTGGATATCCGTAGCATCAATTTGGTGTGCTTGAGTGTCAGTGATGACTGCTACGCATATTGCTTTCGCACAATGAAATGATCATTATTTTGCTCTCGAACATGAAAGATTTCTTCATTTATTGGTGTGCCTCCTGAGGTTCCAAACGCTAGGGAAATTTGAGTTTCATAATCTTGATCAAAAACCTCGGTAACTTTTTACTTCAGTTTCATTCATTTCATGCATCCATAAATTGGTGATTCTCTGACTCGCGTTGTTCCATCGCTAAGAATGATCTCAAATGTCAATTGAACGGCTACGTGGAGATATAAAATTTCATGGCATATCTAACTTGAGAGAATCGAATGATCGAATTGAAAGAATCAAAAACGGAACAATTATCGATTTTTTTCTTGAAGAGTAAACATTGAGGGGGAGTTACTTGGCAATGAGAGACTAGTTCAAATTATCAAAGGCGTCGTGGTTTCTTGATTCTCTTCCAATAGATATTAGCATTTTTGTTCAAGAACAAGGAAAAATCATGATCTTTGCCGACCTTTTCGATGAGGCTAGCTAAATCGATTCTTTTCTTAAGATTTCATTTCGTTGGATCTAAAGGGTTGAAAGAATCGACTTCATCTTAATCAAATGAAAAAGAGAGCGCCCCGGTCGGGATTTGAACCCGAGTCCCGGGCTCTCTGTTTCCTCGAAGGAAACGACAGGCCCGGATGATAGGCCACTACACTACCGGGGCATTGCGACAGGAAACCTTCAACAAGTATGATATATTTATTCCTTAGGTCTTCGTGGCCAGCTTCGTTTCGATGGGAAACGAGAATGATGATGAAATTTCTCTCAGATCAATGTCACTAGTTTTATGAAGCTATGGCTTAATTAGTGTGATAGATAAAGATGGACAAAAAAAATCAGAGTCGAAGACTATATGGTCAAGAATGTTGTTTCCGTCCCGCCAGATTTCACAGTGGAAGAAGCTACAAAGAGGCTGATCTCGACAGAATTCCATGGATTACCAGTTGCAGAAAACGGAAGGCTCATCGGTTTCGTAACAGCAAAAGAGCTTCTCAGAGCCGCTTCGAGACCGCAAGCGAAGATTAAAGATATCATCAGAAGAGGTACGATCAGCGTCAATCCAGAAATGGACATCGACGATGCCGCAAGGATTCTTTTCAGGTATGGTCTTAGAAACCTTCCAGTTGTCGACAAAGAGGGCAAACTAGTTGGCATGATTTCAAATATCGACATTGTGAGATCGCACATCGAGCGCGCAACCCCGAATAAAGTACTGATGATTAAGACCTTTCTCGAATCAAAACACAAGATTAAAATCACAGTTAAGAGACGAATCATACCAATTGAGGCATTGAGACCAACTCAACATGAGGTGTACGCGGATGAGCTTCGCGGGAGACAATTCGAAATCAGGAGAGGACTTGTTGAGCCGATCATCGTGGTGCAGAAAAGAGATTATTACCTGCTAATTGATGGCCATCACCGGGTGCTTGCGGCCAGAGCGATGGGCGTCAGGCAGTTTTCAGCTTTTGTGCTTGAACCTAATATCGACGTGGAATTGGGTCTGGAAAAGACGGCAAAGGAAAGAGGATTACTCACAATGGATGATGTGAGAATCATTGAGGGGTCTCACCATCCACTGGTCGAAGTGACGACTAGGCTGATCAAGGAAGAGTCCTGACTTCTCGGGG
This region of Methanomassiliicoccales archaeon genomic DNA includes:
- a CDS encoding histidine--tRNA ligase: MIQRPRGTRDFTPDEMEKRRYIESLMRKEAEIFGFREIATPIFEHAELFTIKSGPGILEEMYAFKDKGGRELTLRPELTAPVMRFFVNELTDMPRPLKLYYMGPCFRYERPQSGRFREFYQFGAELIGAKNPESDAEIISLASSIMKKIGLRDYKVRIGHIGILRDILRKEGIEGENASLILQKLDKKMYDEARVLMEEKGMSQASIEEIIGITKISGQRSVLQELQSFEGEAREYLHDVIEILEILGIENLLVDLGVVRGLDYYTGVVFEIEVPSLGAEKQVCGGGSYSLAELFGGEKVFSTGFAIGFDRTLIALEKQKIEVPKKRVDVYVIPLTDGLRRKAFEIIARLRSKEISADIDLMRRSLQKNLKYAASIGVRYAIILGVREVEKNIVLLRNMDTGEQVPIAITELPEWLAGARGNSA
- a CDS encoding aspartate 1-decarboxylase, with translation MRELLHAKIHRATVTHVKPDYIGSIGIDKALLEKADIWIGEKVLVSDLNNGARFETYVVEEEADSGIVAVNGAAARLVKKGDKIIIMAFELSQSPSKARIVLVDDRNRFVKYL
- a CDS encoding ribonuclease HI family protein, translating into MHLFIYTDGGSRRNPGPAAYAVIIADEKGTIVKEFSRFIHTATNNEVEYHGLIAALEEASRLGADEVDIFMDSQLVVNQINQKYAIRASNLYPLAKEVFSKLRNFKRYSLRHVNRQNPMIRRADALVNSELDNHAKN
- a CDS encoding aminotransferase class I/II-fold pyridoxal phosphate-dependent enzyme, which encodes MRIGLSTVAVHAGERMNETHGAVTTPIFQTSTFYFPTDDERTWEGQVPDGSYIYTRYGNPTIRAAEDKIAALEGAEKGLAFSSGMAAITTTLLTFLKKGDHVVSIRDIYGGTFSFMKNELPRMGISVRFVDSSNTTEILEAINESPKIVYIESPTNPMLKIVDIPKIADAAHKTGAIVIADNTFATPVNQNPIGMGVDIVIHSCTKYLNGHSDLIAGAVVGRESFINEIAKKRIVMGGVLDPIGAFLLLRGLKTLVVRMKKHNENGNAIAQYLEAHRKVERVYYPGLESHPQHVLAKSLMRGFSGMVSFEVSGGRKEAETVLKSLRLIKRATSLGGVESLASMPANTSHAALSKSEREQLGIKDSLIRLSIGIEDPEDLIVDLDQALQKV
- a CDS encoding CBS domain-containing protein — encoded protein: MVKNVVSVPPDFTVEEATKRLISTEFHGLPVAENGRLIGFVTAKELLRAASRPQAKIKDIIRRGTISVNPEMDIDDAARILFRYGLRNLPVVDKEGKLVGMISNIDIVRSHIERATPNKVLMIKTFLESKHKIKITVKRRIIPIEALRPTQHEVYADELRGRQFEIRRGLVEPIIVVQKRDYYLLIDGHHRVLAARAMGVRQFSAFVLEPNIDVELGLEKTAKERGLLTMDDVRIIEGSHHPLVEVTTRLIKEES
- a CDS encoding GTP-binding protein; this translates as MASTIEEQIKAIEEEIASTDYNKATQQHIGRLKAKLARLKAELEKRRSKVTGGQGYGVRKSGNATVALIGFPSVGKSTLLNKLTNARSEIGDYHFTTLDVVPGMLYHRGAKIQILDLPGLIKDASKGKGRGREVLSVVRSADLILLLLDIYETQVEILIRELENAGIRLNQKPPDVVVTKLDKGGISVKSTVKLKSIDEGTARAIVSEYGYVNAEVIIREDITADQLIDVLAGNRVYVKAIAAVNKIDLAMKDELENIRRRLSSLSPVFISAEKGLGLEELKDKIFESLDLIRIYLKPQGGEPDLDEPLVIRRGSTVGDVCDHIHRTFRKNFRYANVWGKSAKFPGQMVGLDHKLEDEDILSIVIVRTKERDSK